In Edaphobacter dinghuensis, a genomic segment contains:
- a CDS encoding HAD family hydrolase: protein MHFPTQPRLIVFDLDGTLIDSSVDLCNSINAALAHFNKPPLPEPVIAGYIGDGASMLVRRALGDPEGDVHDEEYVTEVLTYFLDYYRIHKLDFTYVYPGVILSLEAIRAAWPDTLMAVLTNKPVNPSRDICAHFGLSRFFFQNYGGNSFHTKKPDPHGLLTLIAEASAIAGQTITPAQTIMVGDSHVDVLTARNAGAQSIGCTFGLAPQSLITTPPDHLANAPTDWLTILGINQRSS from the coding sequence ATGCACTTCCCCACCCAGCCGCGCCTCATCGTCTTCGACCTCGACGGAACCCTCATCGACTCCAGCGTCGACCTCTGCAACTCCATCAACGCCGCCCTCGCCCACTTCAACAAGCCGCCTCTGCCCGAACCCGTCATCGCCGGCTACATCGGCGACGGAGCCTCCATGCTCGTCCGCCGCGCCCTCGGCGACCCTGAAGGCGACGTCCACGACGAAGAATATGTAACCGAAGTCCTCACTTATTTTCTCGACTACTACCGCATCCACAAGCTCGACTTCACTTACGTCTATCCCGGCGTCATCCTCTCGCTCGAAGCCATCCGCGCCGCCTGGCCCGACACCCTCATGGCCGTCCTCACCAACAAACCCGTCAACCCCTCACGCGACATCTGCGCGCACTTCGGCCTCTCGCGCTTCTTCTTCCAGAACTACGGCGGCAACAGCTTCCACACCAAAAAGCCCGATCCCCACGGCCTCCTCACCCTCATCGCCGAAGCCTCCGCCATCGCAGGTCAAACCATCACCCCCGCCCAAACCATCATGGTCGGCGACTCGCACGTAGACGTCCTCACCGCCCGCAACGCCGGAGCACAATCCATCGGCTGCACCTTCGGCCTCGCCCCACAATCGCTCATCACCACGCCACCCGACCACCTCGCCAACGCTCCCACCGACTGGCTCACCATCCTCGGCATCAACCAACGCAGCTCCTAG
- the flgB gene encoding flagellar basal body rod protein FlgB has protein sequence MDVMTPLGDALNRYLDLTSEQMKLTASNMANVDTPGYKTEGFNFEQQFMQEMNGSANADFGAGAEIEQVDGLVARPDGNNVSMDREGMQMAKSQLQFRMGVELLKQQFTNVMDAIHAEAK, from the coding sequence ATGGACGTAATGACGCCGCTGGGCGATGCGCTGAACCGATATCTGGACCTGACGAGCGAGCAGATGAAGTTGACTGCGAGCAACATGGCCAACGTCGATACGCCGGGCTATAAGACTGAGGGCTTCAACTTCGAACAACAGTTTATGCAGGAGATGAATGGCAGTGCGAATGCGGACTTTGGTGCCGGTGCGGAGATCGAGCAGGTCGATGGCCTGGTTGCGCGGCCTGACGGGAACAATGTCTCGATGGACCGCGAAGGCATGCAGATGGCGAAGTCGCAGTTGCAGTTTCGTATGGGAGTGGAGCTGTTGAAGCAGCAGTTTACCAACGTGATGGACGCGATTCACGCGGAGGCGAAGTAA
- the flgC gene encoding flagellar basal body rod protein FlgC has protein sequence MNLFGVMDVSSSALKAERVRAEVVASNMANAETTRTPEGGPYQRHHVVFEAEGSGSFQSSLMSQMNSTNEDMSDGLGGFDTGFGSRLTSDLSSDVTASNGAPGGVAVTGVIADQSAPLRRYDPQHPDAGPDGFVAYPDINPVTEMTDLMGATRSYGMNASAVQAEKNMVGSSLDILK, from the coding sequence ATGAACCTGTTTGGCGTGATGGATGTAAGTTCGTCGGCGTTGAAGGCCGAGCGGGTGCGGGCCGAGGTGGTCGCCTCGAATATGGCGAACGCGGAGACGACGCGGACGCCGGAGGGCGGCCCTTATCAGCGGCATCACGTTGTGTTTGAAGCCGAGGGGAGCGGGAGTTTTCAAAGCTCGCTGATGAGCCAGATGAACTCGACGAATGAGGACATGAGCGATGGGCTGGGTGGTTTCGACACCGGGTTCGGCAGCAGGTTGACGAGCGATCTTTCGAGCGATGTGACGGCTTCGAATGGAGCGCCGGGAGGAGTCGCGGTGACGGGCGTGATTGCAGATCAGAGCGCTCCGCTGCGTCGATACGATCCGCAGCATCCCGATGCGGGGCCGGATGGGTTTGTGGCCTATCCGGACATCAATCCTGTGACGGAGATGACGGACCTGATGGGAGCGACGCGGTCGTATGGAATGAATGCCTCCGCGGTTCAGGCGGAGAAGAACATGGTTGGATCGTCCCTGGACATCTTGAAGTAG
- a CDS encoding response regulator transcription factor yields MQVLIVEDDAALGSFLQKGMKLEGHEVQWVGDGEAALAYAEEHRPDLMVLDLSLPRKDGTEVLAEMQGRFDEMAVLVLTGRSQVEERVKCLNLGADDCLLKPFSFHELTARCRALLRRREQFADPVLRHGDVELNRMDRRVSRSGVAVELTVKEFNLLEFLMLRRGRCCSRTELLQEVWHMSPDVGTNVVDVYINYLRKKLTVSDEDVDASYPVIETVRGEGYQMGSIRKMPQRVCDIPRRAMFASA; encoded by the coding sequence ATGCAGGTATTGATTGTTGAAGATGACGCCGCCTTGGGATCGTTTCTGCAGAAGGGTATGAAGTTGGAGGGCCATGAGGTGCAGTGGGTCGGGGATGGAGAGGCGGCTCTCGCCTATGCCGAAGAGCATCGGCCCGATCTGATGGTGTTGGATCTCAGTCTGCCTCGAAAAGATGGGACGGAGGTCCTGGCAGAGATGCAGGGCCGTTTCGACGAGATGGCCGTGTTGGTATTGACGGGACGGAGCCAGGTGGAAGAGCGGGTGAAGTGCCTGAACCTGGGAGCGGACGACTGCCTGTTGAAGCCGTTCAGCTTTCATGAGCTGACGGCACGATGCCGGGCGCTGTTGCGGCGGCGCGAGCAGTTTGCCGATCCGGTGCTGCGTCATGGCGACGTCGAGCTGAACCGCATGGACCGCAGGGTCTCGCGTAGCGGCGTGGCCGTGGAGCTGACGGTGAAGGAGTTCAACCTGCTGGAGTTTCTGATGCTGCGGCGAGGGCGGTGTTGCAGCCGTACCGAGCTGCTGCAGGAGGTCTGGCACATGTCGCCGGATGTGGGCACGAATGTCGTGGACGTGTACATCAACTACCTGAGAAAGAAGTTGACGGTAAGCGATGAGGACGTTGACGCGAGCTATCCCGTGATTGAGACGGTGCGCGGCGAGGGCTACCAGATGGGCAGCATCAGGAAGATGCCGCAACGGGTCTGCGATATTCCGCGACGTGCGATGTTTGCCAGTGCGTAG
- the lexA gene encoding transcriptional repressor LexA, whose translation MAITRRQKEVLDFLSGFTQKNGYSPSYEEIASGLGLSSLATVHKHVTNLQNKGLLQRAHNRSRSIDVLPARSAKKGSERLPLLGRIAAGQPVEAIETAESISLNDIIGNREVFALEVRGDSMRDEHIVSGDYVLVERTRTAREGEIIVALVDGSDATLKRFYREGSMIRLQPSNAEMAPIYAPAANVSIQGKVLGVLRKYA comes from the coding sequence ATGGCTATCACGCGGCGGCAAAAAGAGGTCCTCGACTTTCTCTCCGGCTTCACGCAAAAGAATGGTTACTCTCCGTCCTACGAGGAGATCGCCAGTGGTCTCGGCCTCAGTTCTCTTGCCACCGTGCATAAGCACGTCACCAACCTGCAGAACAAAGGGCTGCTCCAGCGCGCCCATAACCGCAGCCGTTCCATCGATGTCCTTCCGGCCCGATCGGCGAAGAAGGGCTCCGAGCGTCTTCCCCTGCTCGGCCGCATCGCCGCCGGCCAGCCCGTAGAAGCCATCGAAACCGCCGAAAGTATCTCGTTGAACGACATCATCGGCAACCGCGAGGTCTTCGCCCTCGAGGTTCGCGGCGACTCCATGCGCGACGAGCACATCGTCTCCGGCGACTACGTCCTGGTCGAGCGCACCCGCACCGCTCGCGAAGGCGAGATCATCGTCGCCCTGGTCGACGGCTCCGACGCTACCCTCAAGCGCTTCTATCGCGAGGGCAGCATGATCCGCCTCCAGCCCTCCAACGCCGAGATGGCCCCCATCTACGCCCCCGCCGCCAACGTCAGCATCCAGGGCAAAGTCCTTGGCGTTCTACGCAAATATGCCTGA
- the fliE gene encoding flagellar hook-basal body complex protein FliE, whose amino-acid sequence MIDAGTMASVMSSAQAAAGSNGFLDAATNTGFNSAAVPFAGMFQSMVQQASALDKKANEAVTGLLTGQGVEIHDAMIATQKADMAFELTLQVRNKAVAAYQQMMGMQF is encoded by the coding sequence ATGATTGACGCTGGAACAATGGCAAGCGTGATGAGCAGCGCACAGGCTGCCGCGGGATCGAACGGCTTTCTGGATGCGGCGACGAATACCGGGTTCAACAGTGCTGCCGTTCCTTTTGCGGGGATGTTTCAGTCGATGGTGCAACAGGCCAGCGCGCTCGACAAGAAGGCGAACGAGGCGGTGACGGGATTGCTGACCGGACAGGGTGTAGAGATCCACGACGCGATGATTGCGACGCAGAAGGCCGACATGGCCTTTGAGCTGACCTTGCAGGTGCGGAACAAGGCGGTAGCGGCGTACCAGCAGATGATGGGCATGCAGTTCTAA
- a CDS encoding carbonic anhydrase codes for MSELDRSAWTRRRFMAAVAATGVAGGAMMHGTAAEAQPVGADEAIQELMAGNARFVAGKLTSFDLDLKILKAGTVEKQEPFAAILSCADSRVPVELVFDQSIGHLFVTRVAGNMLTPEIIGSLEYGVAVLGIKAIMVLGHAKCGAVSAAMKGQEVPGQISSLYQHMMPAIKDIHEDVAAAVKANALFQARLLGVSSTVIAKAMKDDGVKVVAGYYDLATGKVLPL; via the coding sequence ATGAGCGAGCTGGACAGAAGCGCATGGACACGAAGGCGATTTATGGCAGCAGTAGCGGCGACTGGAGTTGCAGGCGGTGCGATGATGCATGGCACAGCAGCCGAGGCGCAGCCTGTTGGCGCGGATGAGGCGATTCAGGAGCTGATGGCGGGCAATGCAAGGTTTGTCGCGGGCAAGCTGACCTCGTTCGACCTTGACCTGAAGATATTGAAGGCGGGAACGGTGGAGAAGCAGGAGCCGTTTGCGGCGATCCTGTCGTGCGCGGACTCGCGGGTGCCGGTGGAGCTGGTCTTCGACCAGAGCATTGGGCATTTGTTTGTGACGCGGGTTGCGGGGAATATGCTGACGCCTGAGATTATCGGCAGCCTGGAGTATGGCGTGGCGGTGCTTGGGATCAAGGCGATTATGGTGCTGGGACATGCGAAGTGCGGCGCGGTGAGCGCGGCGATGAAGGGGCAGGAGGTTCCGGGGCAGATCAGCTCGCTGTATCAGCATATGATGCCGGCGATCAAAGACATTCATGAGGATGTTGCGGCGGCGGTGAAGGCGAATGCGCTGTTTCAGGCTCGGCTGCTGGGGGTGAGCTCGACCGTGATTGCGAAGGCGATGAAGGATGATGGAGTGAAGGTTGTCGCGGGGTACTACGATCTTGCTACGGGGAAGGTGTTGCCGCTTTAG
- the fliF gene encoding flagellar basal-body MS-ring/collar protein FliF: MAEIERAGLEKTGQRAAEASGDGVVNRAAAVASAMQQRLMAMPVGKRTWLIASAAFLAAACIGIMWYAQRPDWRVLFNGLDGKDTQQVSQELAAAGISFQMTPDGTGIEVPADVLDKARMEVAAKGMPQSGRLGFELFDKPNWVGSEFDERVNYQRALEGELEHTIETLDVVRSARVHLVLPQQSLFASEDKAAKASVVLKLRRPTVDPEQADAIRSLVAGAVENLSPDQVTLVDADGRANLKPKSGDASKDEAEQEMEAKLVAMLEPLAGRDNVRATVNVSYDEGSEERTDEVYDPTQTATLSMQKKEEVSALPTEKASGVPGTASNSPAGAPAGSVAGSQAAAAPGTPPLLQKQALPVYPQQGNGRDQSIQEENGTYGVTKHLLHSEEGPGRIRRVTAAVLVNDRSMVEGTGKSERTVWKPRSADEMRRLEQLAQAAVGYDARRGDQVVMENISFSSNSPEMKPPMIDSVMEGARTLAASQPGMMRSVVIGICGVLLVLFVLRPVGRQVAATLREPLLLTAGANTPTALDGQQERMLPGEPEWGPEEPVPLPLPVKSKAQRQQQGIFEHVSEHIRREPAQSTRLLEAWIGSTEDGE, from the coding sequence ATGGCTGAGATCGAGCGGGCAGGGCTGGAGAAGACCGGGCAGCGCGCTGCCGAGGCTTCCGGCGATGGGGTGGTGAACAGGGCGGCGGCAGTAGCGTCGGCCATGCAGCAGCGGCTGATGGCGATGCCGGTGGGCAAGCGGACGTGGCTGATTGCGTCGGCTGCATTTCTGGCTGCGGCCTGTATCGGAATCATGTGGTATGCGCAGCGTCCGGATTGGCGCGTGCTGTTCAACGGGCTCGACGGCAAGGACACGCAGCAGGTGTCGCAGGAGCTTGCGGCCGCGGGAATCTCTTTTCAGATGACGCCGGACGGCACGGGCATCGAGGTGCCTGCGGACGTGTTGGACAAGGCGCGGATGGAGGTTGCGGCGAAGGGGATGCCGCAGTCGGGGCGGCTGGGGTTTGAGCTCTTCGACAAGCCGAACTGGGTGGGGAGCGAGTTCGATGAGCGTGTGAACTATCAGCGTGCGCTTGAAGGCGAGCTGGAGCACACGATCGAGACGCTCGATGTGGTACGGTCGGCCCGCGTGCATCTGGTGCTGCCCCAGCAGAGCTTGTTTGCGTCGGAGGACAAGGCGGCGAAGGCCTCGGTGGTTTTGAAGCTGCGGCGGCCGACGGTCGATCCGGAGCAGGCGGATGCGATTCGCAGCCTGGTGGCTGGAGCAGTGGAGAACCTTAGTCCCGATCAGGTGACGCTGGTGGATGCAGATGGAAGAGCGAATCTGAAACCGAAGTCGGGCGATGCCAGCAAGGACGAGGCCGAGCAGGAGATGGAGGCAAAGCTGGTTGCGATGCTGGAGCCGCTTGCCGGTCGCGACAACGTTCGCGCAACGGTGAATGTGAGCTACGACGAGGGCAGCGAGGAGCGGACGGACGAGGTCTACGATCCAACGCAGACGGCAACGTTGAGTATGCAGAAGAAGGAAGAGGTCTCGGCGCTGCCGACGGAGAAGGCGTCGGGGGTTCCGGGGACGGCGAGCAACTCTCCGGCCGGCGCTCCTGCGGGCTCTGTGGCGGGGTCGCAGGCTGCGGCTGCTCCGGGAACACCGCCGCTGTTGCAGAAGCAGGCGCTGCCGGTGTATCCGCAGCAGGGCAATGGGCGCGATCAGAGCATACAGGAAGAGAACGGGACCTATGGCGTGACGAAACATCTGCTGCACTCGGAAGAAGGGCCGGGGCGGATACGAAGAGTGACGGCGGCTGTGCTGGTGAACGACAGGTCGATGGTAGAGGGCACAGGAAAGTCGGAGCGCACGGTTTGGAAGCCGCGCAGCGCGGACGAGATGCGTCGGCTGGAGCAGTTGGCACAGGCGGCGGTTGGATACGATGCCCGACGAGGCGACCAGGTGGTGATGGAGAACATCAGCTTCAGCAGCAACTCGCCGGAGATGAAGCCGCCGATGATCGACAGCGTGATGGAGGGAGCGCGTACGCTTGCAGCCTCGCAGCCGGGGATGATGCGGTCTGTGGTGATAGGCATCTGCGGTGTGCTGCTGGTGCTGTTTGTGCTGCGCCCGGTAGGAAGACAGGTCGCGGCTACGCTGCGTGAGCCTTTGCTGCTCACGGCAGGGGCGAATACTCCGACGGCCTTAGACGGCCAGCAGGAGCGAATGCTGCCGGGCGAGCCGGAGTGGGGGCCGGAGGAGCCGGTGCCGCTTCCACTGCCCGTCAAGAGTAAGGCACAGCGGCAGCAACAGGGGATCTTTGAGCACGTCTCCGAACACATTCGCCGTGAGCCGGCGCAGAGTACGCGGCTGCTCGAGGCATGGATCGGATCGACGGAGGATGGTGAGTGA
- a CDS encoding efflux RND transporter periplasmic adaptor subunit — protein sequence MATARKNKRKLWIWGGIAVLLIAVIAGITIAATGSSTKIDPSQLAKVERGDIARSVVATGKVQPITKVEVKSKASGIVTKLFVDINAHVHQGQLLAQLDQIEILAQVAAQKAQLAAAESNARAASASIEYDKVNAEAPDLPMYKHTYERALQMSKDGVVSKQALDDAEQKYLFAANTRDKAVAQITVDNAKLKQAQSQVSEAQASLRQLEEQFSYTTITSPMDGTVLSRDVEVGDAVSSILVLGSTATLVMTIGDTTQVYVQGKVDESDIGKVYLGQPARIKVESFKDKTFYGKVTKIAPLGVEKDNVTTFEVRVSIDNPGGELKANMTANAEIILDEHKNVLTIPEQAVIYDKDRNASVEVPDPKQKNGRRKVAIKAGISNGTKTELLAGLNSGDTVILQQ from the coding sequence GTGGCAACAGCGCGCAAGAATAAACGCAAACTCTGGATCTGGGGCGGCATCGCTGTTCTGCTCATCGCAGTCATTGCCGGCATCACCATCGCTGCCACCGGCAGCAGCACCAAGATCGATCCTTCGCAGCTTGCCAAGGTCGAGCGGGGAGACATCGCCCGCTCCGTCGTCGCCACCGGTAAGGTCCAGCCCATCACCAAGGTCGAGGTCAAATCCAAGGCCAGCGGCATCGTCACCAAGCTCTTCGTCGACATCAACGCCCACGTTCATCAGGGCCAGCTCCTCGCCCAGCTCGACCAGATCGAGATCCTCGCGCAGGTGGCCGCACAAAAGGCCCAGCTTGCCGCCGCGGAATCGAACGCACGCGCCGCCTCTGCCTCCATCGAATACGACAAGGTCAACGCCGAGGCGCCCGACCTGCCCATGTACAAGCACACCTACGAGCGCGCCCTCCAGATGTCCAAAGATGGCGTCGTCTCCAAGCAGGCCCTCGACGACGCCGAGCAGAAATATCTCTTCGCCGCCAACACCCGCGACAAAGCCGTCGCCCAGATCACCGTCGACAACGCCAAACTCAAGCAGGCGCAGTCGCAGGTCTCCGAGGCCCAGGCCTCTCTCCGCCAGCTTGAAGAGCAGTTCAGCTACACCACCATCACCTCGCCCATGGACGGCACCGTCCTCTCCCGCGACGTCGAAGTCGGCGACGCCGTCAGCTCCATCCTCGTCCTCGGCTCCACCGCCACGCTCGTCATGACCATCGGCGACACCACCCAGGTCTACGTCCAGGGCAAGGTCGACGAGTCCGACATCGGCAAGGTCTACCTCGGCCAGCCCGCCCGCATCAAGGTCGAATCCTTCAAGGACAAGACCTTCTACGGCAAGGTCACCAAGATCGCTCCCCTCGGCGTCGAAAAAGATAACGTCACCACCTTCGAGGTCCGCGTCTCCATCGACAACCCCGGCGGCGAACTCAAAGCCAACATGACCGCCAACGCCGAGATCATCCTCGACGAGCACAAAAACGTCCTTACCATCCCCGAACAGGCAGTCATCTACGACAAGGACCGCAACGCCTCCGTCGAAGTCCCGGACCCCAAACAAAAGAACGGTCGCCGCAAAGTCGCCATCAAGGCTGGCATCTCGAACGGCACCAAAACCGAGCTTCTCGCTGGACTCAACAGCGGAGACACCGTCATTCTTCAGCAATAG
- a CDS encoding sigma-54-dependent transcriptional regulator codes for MGAGQETLAGMDIVEVAARTVVLASADAGLRQRLRRSLTGLRWQVREATGGAEAMAQLEASRPEALLVDSWLPDLEVGEFAGQVRTMYPSMEMLRVDGGVDGGARSPRRNELLHALREAQEAPLNDTAAWKAAPITLPRNTGRAPSVVKSFDQEAARRALSVLLGREESTHAESAASHALPDEVMLPELVGASAPMRELARLIRLVAPRSTTVLIEGETGSGKEVVAQALHRLSERASKPFTVLNCAAIPEALLEAELFGHARGAFTGAVQSRTGRIEAAHGGTLFLDEIGEMPLALQAKMLRFLECGELQRVGDNDVVRVDVRVIAATHQPLQQRSEERTFRLDLYHRLAVFPIEVPALRERMEDLDLLAEHFLEKMGQKLPRKRLSAEASAKLHLHHWPGNVRELMHVLERGAILSGDRMEIGAEEIRYRRTAREQD; via the coding sequence ATGGGCGCAGGGCAGGAGACGCTGGCGGGGATGGACATTGTGGAAGTGGCGGCGCGCACGGTCGTGCTGGCAAGCGCGGATGCGGGACTGCGGCAGAGGCTGCGGCGGTCGTTGACGGGGCTGCGCTGGCAGGTGCGCGAGGCGACGGGCGGCGCGGAGGCGATGGCGCAGTTGGAGGCCTCGCGTCCGGAGGCGCTGCTGGTGGATAGCTGGCTGCCTGACCTTGAGGTGGGCGAGTTCGCCGGGCAGGTGCGAACGATGTATCCATCGATGGAGATGCTGCGGGTGGATGGCGGCGTGGATGGAGGGGCGCGCAGCCCGAGAAGGAATGAGCTGCTCCATGCGCTGCGCGAGGCACAGGAGGCTCCGCTGAACGACACGGCGGCGTGGAAGGCGGCACCGATCACATTGCCTCGCAATACGGGCAGAGCACCCTCGGTGGTGAAGAGCTTCGATCAGGAGGCGGCGCGGCGAGCGTTGTCGGTTCTGCTGGGGCGCGAGGAGAGCACGCACGCGGAGAGCGCGGCGAGCCATGCTTTGCCGGATGAGGTGATGCTGCCCGAGCTGGTCGGTGCGAGCGCGCCGATGCGGGAGCTGGCGCGGCTGATTCGGCTGGTGGCTCCGCGCTCGACGACGGTGTTGATCGAGGGAGAGACGGGATCGGGCAAGGAGGTTGTGGCGCAGGCGCTGCATCGGCTGAGCGAGCGGGCGTCGAAGCCGTTTACGGTGTTGAACTGCGCGGCGATTCCGGAGGCGCTGCTCGAGGCGGAGCTGTTTGGCCACGCTCGCGGAGCATTTACCGGAGCAGTGCAGTCGCGGACGGGAAGAATCGAAGCGGCTCATGGCGGCACGTTATTTCTCGATGAGATTGGGGAGATGCCGCTGGCGTTGCAGGCGAAGATGCTGCGCTTTCTGGAGTGCGGCGAGCTGCAGCGGGTGGGCGACAACGATGTGGTCCGCGTGGACGTGCGCGTGATTGCGGCGACGCATCAGCCGTTGCAGCAGCGGTCGGAGGAGCGGACGTTTCGGCTGGACCTCTATCATCGGCTTGCCGTGTTTCCGATTGAAGTGCCTGCGCTGCGCGAGAGGATGGAAGACCTGGATCTGCTGGCTGAACATTTTCTGGAAAAGATGGGGCAGAAGCTGCCGCGCAAGCGATTGAGCGCGGAGGCCAGTGCGAAGTTGCACCTGCATCATTGGCCGGGAAATGTTCGCGAGCTGATGCATGTGCTGGAGCGTGGAGCGATCTTATCGGGCGACCGGATGGAGATTGGCGCCGAAGAGATTCGCTATCGGCGGACGGCGCGTGAGCAGGACTGA
- the fliG gene encoding flagellar motor switch protein FliG, producing the protein MGAAIQVREAESVRHNPLLLPAEAGFAPAEIPGLRKAAILMVALGDELAKTLFLSLSEADVRRVTEEITRLGEIPAQQLTQVMTEFYGLLETQQYMVRGGPEYALKLLTEAFGLSKAEDLLAQVKKIRERTNGDMAMLQKMDPQHLSKFLETEHPQTIALVLAHLDAKRGSAVLMSLHGQIRVEVVRRLAEMRQFSPEMAQTVALVLHKRMEGAGSSGRKSYSGFKAVAELLNRLDQLESKGILEEIEHDEPQLAIGIRNLMFTFEDLVTVPPESIREFVAAADKKVLALALKGARDNVKSHLFKAMSSRAIEMLKEDMEVMGPVRLKEVNHAQQELLALARQLESEGRMILKMEVDDDLAI; encoded by the coding sequence ATGGGCGCAGCGATACAGGTGCGTGAGGCAGAGAGCGTGCGGCATAATCCGCTGTTGTTGCCGGCTGAGGCAGGGTTTGCACCGGCAGAGATTCCGGGGCTGCGCAAGGCCGCGATTTTGATGGTGGCGCTTGGCGATGAGTTGGCCAAGACTCTTTTTCTGAGCTTGTCGGAGGCTGACGTTCGACGCGTGACGGAGGAGATTACGCGCCTGGGAGAGATTCCCGCGCAGCAACTGACGCAGGTGATGACGGAGTTCTATGGCCTGCTGGAGACGCAGCAGTACATGGTGCGCGGCGGCCCGGAGTATGCGCTCAAGCTGTTGACGGAGGCCTTCGGCTTGAGCAAGGCTGAAGATCTTCTGGCGCAGGTGAAGAAGATTCGCGAGCGCACGAACGGCGATATGGCGATGTTGCAGAAGATGGACCCGCAACATCTTTCGAAGTTTCTCGAGACCGAGCACCCGCAGACGATTGCGCTGGTGCTGGCGCATCTGGATGCAAAGCGCGGGTCGGCGGTGCTGATGAGTCTGCATGGGCAGATACGGGTTGAGGTCGTGCGCAGGCTGGCGGAGATGCGACAGTTTTCTCCGGAGATGGCGCAGACGGTTGCCCTGGTATTGCACAAGCGAATGGAGGGAGCCGGTTCGTCGGGAAGAAAATCCTATTCAGGCTTTAAGGCAGTGGCGGAGCTGTTGAACCGGCTGGACCAGCTCGAGAGCAAAGGGATTCTTGAAGAGATCGAGCACGATGAGCCGCAGCTTGCCATCGGCATCAGAAACCTGATGTTTACCTTTGAAGACCTGGTGACGGTGCCGCCGGAGAGTATTCGCGAGTTTGTTGCGGCGGCGGACAAGAAGGTGTTGGCGCTGGCGCTCAAGGGCGCGCGGGACAACGTCAAATCGCACCTGTTCAAGGCGATGAGCTCGCGTGCCATCGAGATGCTGAAGGAAGACATGGAGGTGATGGGGCCTGTGCGCCTGAAGGAGGTCAACCACGCGCAGCAGGAGCTGCTGGCCTTGGCAAGGCAGCTTGAGAGTGAAGGCCGCATGATCCTGAAGATGGAGGTCGATGATGACCTCGCTATCTAA
- a CDS encoding DUF4097 family beta strand repeat-containing protein yields MKARVLATAVLALATTAALAAGGKDFTRTLNVSNEPTVSISTGSGYIHLRPGSDNQIHIIGHVHPSNSWFNNDSESRVQQIVNNPPITQDGNNISIGETHSNDLYRNIGIDYDVTLPRASTIHAGSGSGDVDIQDVGSSIKASSGSGNVRAEGIHGPADLQTGSGNIFLHQAASGDVRAQTGSGSIQLEGLSGALKAGTGSGNIEAAGQPTSDWKLDTGSGSIHLTLGSSARFNLNASTGSGSVRTAQAIAMQGEINKHHVNGTVNGGGPTIRANTGSGDISIN; encoded by the coding sequence ATGAAAGCCCGTGTTCTCGCCACAGCCGTTCTCGCTCTCGCCACCACAGCCGCCCTCGCCGCTGGCGGCAAAGACTTCACCCGCACCCTCAACGTCAGCAACGAACCCACCGTCTCCATCTCTACCGGCTCCGGCTACATTCATCTTCGTCCCGGCTCCGACAATCAGATACATATCATCGGTCACGTTCACCCCAGCAATTCATGGTTCAACAACGACAGCGAATCCCGCGTCCAGCAGATCGTTAACAACCCGCCCATCACACAGGACGGCAACAACATCAGCATCGGCGAGACCCACTCCAACGACCTCTACCGCAACATCGGCATCGACTACGACGTCACTCTCCCCCGTGCTTCTACCATCCACGCTGGCAGCGGCTCCGGCGACGTCGACATTCAGGACGTCGGCTCGTCTATCAAAGCCAGCTCCGGCTCAGGCAACGTCCGCGCCGAAGGCATCCATGGCCCCGCCGACCTCCAGACCGGCTCCGGCAACATCTTTCTTCACCAGGCTGCAAGCGGCGACGTCCGCGCCCAGACCGGCTCCGGCTCCATTCAGCTTGAGGGGCTCTCGGGAGCGCTCAAGGCAGGCACCGGCTCAGGAAACATCGAAGCCGCCGGCCAACCCACCTCCGACTGGAAGCTCGATACCGGCTCCGGCTCCATCCATCTCACTCTAGGCTCCTCCGCTCGCTTCAACCTCAACGCGAGCACCGGCTCAGGCTCCGTACGCACAGCGCAAGCCATCGCAATGCAAGGCGAGATCAACAAACACCACGTCAACGGCACGGTCAACGGAGGCGGCCCAACCATCCGCGCCAACACCGGCTCAGGCGACATCAGCATTAACTAA